From the genome of Vicia villosa cultivar HV-30 ecotype Madison, WI linkage group LG2, Vvil1.0, whole genome shotgun sequence, one region includes:
- the LOC131647351 gene encoding transcription factor UPBEAT1-like produces the protein MSTTNTKHSYKLSVKKATRRTRRRQMEEKCKSKKKKLSQKLKALKNLIPSHNGDEVKTDELFKETAEYIVFLRTRVFILQKLVQIYGNNNENQIDVLL, from the coding sequence ATGAGCACAACAAACACAAAACACAGTTACAAACTCTCAGTGAAAAAAGccacaagaagaacaagaagaagacaaatggaagaaaaatgcAAGTCCAAGAAGAAGAAGCTCTCACAGAAGCTAAAAGCACTTAAGAATTTAATCCCTTCTCACAATGGAGATGAAGTCAAAACGGATGAATTGTTCAAAGAAACTGCTGAGTATATTGTTTTTCTTAGGACAAGAGTTTTCATTCTTCAGAAGCTTGTTCAGATTTATGGAAACAACAATGAGAATCAAATTGATGTATTGTTATAG